A stretch of Ischnura elegans chromosome 4, ioIscEleg1.1, whole genome shotgun sequence DNA encodes these proteins:
- the LOC124157291 gene encoding SOSS complex subunit C, giving the protein MAFQPTNSRQELQNRKILEELQLKKQLLLKQGAASALNNTPITPAPMPVGNTMPLATSEQHLVSSTQRSALQFAHAHSFGFFVTQDSLFGNLILPVLPRFDVK; this is encoded by the exons ATGGCATTCCAGCCTACCAATTCCAGGCAAGAGTtacaaaacagaaaaattttggAGGAACTGCAGCTTAAGAAGCAATTACTTCTCAAGCAAGGCGCCGCATCTGCTCTTAACAACACACCAATCACTCCGGCTCCAATGCCTGTAGGCAATACAATG CCTTTGGCAACTAGCGAGCAGCACCTTGTGTCTTCGACTCAAAGATCAGCTTTACAGTTTGCTCATGCTCATTCATTTGGATTTTTCGTTACTCAGGACTCGTTGTTCGGAAATTTAATTTTGCCTGTACTTCCTAGATTTGATGTAAAATAG